Part of the Streptomyces antimycoticus genome, GGGGTGCTGGTCGGCGACGCCGACGCGTACGGCATGCTGCGCCCGCTCACCGGCTCGGTGCCGCCCGTCGCCCCCGAACAGCTCGTGCTCCCGGCGGGGCTGGGCGCGCCCGCCGCCCTCGGTCCATCGGCGCTGCCGGACGAGGCGGTCGTCTGCAACTGCCACAACGTCACCAAGGGCGCGATCCGTTCGGCCGTCACCGACCACCACTGCACCACCGTCCCGGAGGTGAAGAAGTGCACCAAGGCGGGCACGGGCTGCGGCAGTTGCGTCAAGGCGCTCACCTCACTCGTCAACGACGAGCTGGAGGCGAGCGGCGTCAGCGTCGACAAGGGGCTGTGCGGCTGCTTCGCGTACACCCGCGCCGAGCTGTACGAGATCGTCCGCACCCTGCGCATCACCACCTACGCCCAGCTACTGGACAGCCACGGCCGGGCCGAGGCCCGGCAAGGCGACGGCTGTGAGGTGTGCAAGCCCGCCGTCGGCTCGATCATCGCCTCACTGGCCCCGACCCTGGGCGCGAGCGGCTACGTCCTGGACGGCGAGCAGGCCGCGCTGCAGGACACCAACGACCACTTCCTGGCCAATCTGCAGCGCAACGGGTCGTATTCGATCGTGCCCCGGATCCCCGGCGGGGAGATCACCCCGGAGAAGCTGATCGTGATCGGCGAGGTGGCCCGGGACTTCGGGCTCTATACGAAGATCACCGGCGGTCAGCGGATCGACCTCTTCGGCGCCCGGGTGGACCAGCTCCCCCTGATCTGGGCACGGCTGGTGGACGCCGGATTCGAGTCGGGCCACGCGTACGGCAAGGCGCTGCGCACCGTGAAGTCGTGCGTGGGGCAGACCTGGTGCCGCTACGGCGTGCAGGACTCGGTCCGGATGGCCATCGACCTGGAGCTGCGCTACCGGGGGCTGCGCTCACCGCACAAGCTGAAGTCGGCCGTCTCGGGGTGTGCCCGCGAATGCGCGGAGGCACGCGGCAAGGACTTCGGCGTGATCGCCACCTCCACCGGCTGGAACCTCTACGTGGGCGGCAACGGCGGAGCCGATCCGCGCCACGCGGATCTGCTCGCCCAGGACCTGGACGACGAGGAGCTGATCCGGCTCATCGACCGGTTCCTGATGTTCTACATCCGCACCGCGGACCGTCTGGAGCGCACCTCGGCCTGGCTGGAGCGGATCGAGGGCGGCCTGGACCATGTGCGCGATGTGGTGGTCGACGACTCGCTGGGGCTCTGCGCCGAACTGGAGGCGATGATGGCCGACCATGTGACCGGCTACCGCGACGAGTGGGCCGAGACCCTGGGCGACCCCGAGCGGCTGCGGCGCTTCGTCTCCTTCGTCAACGCACCCGACGCGCCGGACCCGACGGTGAAGTTCGTGCCCGAGCGCGACCAGGTCAAGCCGGACCTGACCATCCTCTCCGGCCCCACCCTCCCCGTCCGTACTCTCGAAGGGACTGCCAGCCGATGACCATGGCACCCGAGCGGACCGCCGTCCGCGTGGAACTCCTCGTCGACCAGCGGTGGTTCGCGGTCTGCGAGCTGACCGACCTCACCCCCGGGCGCGGAGTGGCCGCCCTGCTGCCGGACGGCAACCAGGTGGCGATCTTCCTGGACCGGTCGGGACGCACGTACGCGATCGCCAACCGCGACCCGTTCACCGGGGCGTACGTCCTCTCCCGGGGATTGCTGGGCTCGGCGGGCGGCCGGCCGTTCGTCGCCTCCCCGCTGCTGAAGCAGCGCTTCGACCTGGAGACGGGGCGGTGCCTGGACGACGAGACGGTCGCCGTCCAGGCGTATGTCACACGCACGGGGGACGCGGCGGCGCGCGTCGCCTGAGGGGGCGACGCACGGAGGGGTCAGCGTGCGTCCCGTGAGGGGTCAGCGTGCGTCCCGTGAGGAGTCAGCCCCTTGCGCGGGGCAGCGCCCTCCGCCTGGGGGCGTCACCACCCGCCCCGTGCGGGGCCCACGCCCCGCGAAGGTCGCACGCCCCGCGAAGGGTCAGTCCACGTCGCGTGAGACCACCACCCCGCACATCACAGGGTCGCCCTGGCAGCCCGCCGTCCCCGCGGCGAACACCCCGTTCGTCCCGGGGACCGCGGCGATGCCGGACACCGTGGACATCTCGCTGTGCTCGGTGACGTCGGCGGGCAGCTCCTCGGTCGCCCATTCCGTACCGGTCCAGCGGGACAGCACGGAGTGACGGCCGCCGGCGGACCAGCCGGCGATCCACAGCTTCCCGGCGCCGTCCGCACCGGCGGCGTTGGCCTCGTCGACGGGCAGTGCGGGCAGCGACTCCCAGCGGCTGCCGGTCCACTGGGTGGCCATGGTGGCCTCGGGCACCTCCGCGTCGTTGGTCTTGCCGACCACGTAGACCGAACCGCGGCCGGTGGCCACGGCGTGGTTGGCGACCCAGCCGGTCGGGTGCTCGGCCGGGGTCGGCACCTCGCGGACCGTCCAGCCGCGGCCGTTCCAGTGGTAGAGCAGCGGGTCGGAGACATCGCCGGTCCCGGCCTCGGCGGTGACCCACACATCGTCAGGACCGGTGCCGGTGATGTCCCACGGCCGCACCTCCCCGCCGCCCGGGGCGGCGGGGAGTGACACCTCCTGCCACGCGGAGCCGGTCCAGCGCTCCAGGCGGGACGTGGAAGCGCCGCTGTCCCGGTCCCAGTCGAAGCTCGTCAGCCAGGCCGACTTCTCGCCGAACGTGGCGATGTCGCCGACAAAGCTCATCCACCCCTCCTGGGGCGTGGCGTGGGCGGTGTCGGCCCACTTCTCTCCGTCCCAGTGCCGCACCACGACCGGTGAGGTGGTGTCGCCGAGCTGGACCCCGGCGGCCCAGACGTCGTCGGGTGCGGCGGCGCTGACCTTCTCGAGCTGCCCGGGCTCGTCTCCGGTCCCGGCGGCGGGCACGTCCGTCCAGGTGGTGCCGTTCCAGTGCTTGATCGCGGGGGTCGGCCCGTCGGCGCCGTCGGTCTTCCGGCCCACCGCCCAGGCGTCCTTGGCGCCGGTCGCGGCGACGTCCCAGAACTCCGTGGAGACGGTCTCGCTCAGCGGCGTCCGCAGCGTCCACGGGGTGGCGGCGCGGAACGCCGGGCCGGACGTGCCGCCGGTCGCGGCGTTCGCGGCATTCGCGGGGGCGGCGTTCGCCGGGGCGGCGTTCGCCGGGGCGGCGAGGGTGCCGAGGGTGCCGAGTGCGACCGCGCACACCGTGACCGCGTTGCGCAGCCATATCCGGCGGGTTCCGGGCCGTCCTGTGGTTCTGTCCATGACCTTCCTTCTGCTCGGGTGGGGCTCTCAGAAGGAAATGGCCTCCGCCCGGCCGTTCTTACAGCCCGCCCCGGCCAGTCATTCCGAAGTTTCCGGGGCTTCCGGGATCTTCAGCTGCCGGTCGGTCCACTCCGACCTGACGGTGGCGGTGTAGTTGACCACCGTGCCCGAGGTGAGCCCCGCCTCGACGGCCTTCGCGTCCGGCTCGGTCAGCACCTCCTGCTCGGACAGCAGGGCCCCGGTCGACGGGTCCACGATCAGCTCGGACCGTCCGGTCCCGTAGCCGGGCCGGTCGGACGCGGGCAGGGCGAAGCCGACGCCCTCGCGGCCCAGCGGATCGGTCACCTCGCCGAGCGCGCGGATGCCCGGCAGCCCCGCGATGACGCGGTACGCGGCGGCCCGTACCTCGGCCTTCACCGGCAGGCCGATCAGCCCGGCCGCCTGCCGCCACATCCACTCGGTGCGGCCGCGGACCTCGCTCCCGCCGTCCTCCCGGTACAGGTCCGCCAGCACCTCCTTCAACTTCGCGCTGTCGCCCGGGAGTTTCCGCAGGTCCTCGTAGGTGACATTGCGCGCGCCGAGGGCGGCGATCCGGTCGCCCGAGTTGATGCGGTCCACCGTCGGCCGCTTCCCGGCCCCGGTCTCGATCCGCAGACCGAGCCTGCCGCCCTGTCCGGTGTCGGCGAGCGTCAGGTCCTTCGGCGAGCCGGCGGCCCGCCAGCGCGCCGCATCGCGCTCGCTGCGGGGCTTGGTGGTGGCGTCGAGCCCCATGACGTTGAGGCTTTCCGTGCCGGGCCGTACCCCGAAGGACCGCTGCTGCTTCTCGGAGGAGGACACCGCGAAGGTCTCCCCGGACGCGTCGACGACGCCGATCCAGCCCGACCGCGTGGCCACCTGCCAGTAGGTGCCCTCGTCCGCCGCCGTCCGGTCCAGCCGGTCGGCGACGTGTTGCAGCGCCAGACGGCCGTTGGCGGGGATGTGCCGGGCGCCGTCCGTCGTGGGGCCGGGGCCGGCGGACGTCCGGGAGCCCTCGGCGTCCGAGCCGCCCTGGGGCAGGGTGGCGACGAGCACCCCGGCGGCGGCCGCCGTCGCCGCGACGGGCAGCGCCCAGCGCCAGGTGAACATCCGCGGGGACCGGCGGAGTTCCGGCGCCTCGGCCCGGCCGGCCAGGATGGTCTCCAGGTCGCGGCGCGCGCGTGCGGAACCGGCCAGGTGGTCCGGATCGAGCTCCGGGGGCCGCGCGTCCGCCAGGGTCTTCATCACATCGTGCCGCTTGCGTGCCATCTCAGGTCTCCTTCACTGTCACGTTCGCGCGCGGGGCGCGAGGGCGAGGGTCAAGGTCGGGGGCGGGGTCGGGGCCGGGGGCCGGGCCGGGGCCGGGGCCGGGGCCGGGATCGGGTTCAGGGGAGGGTCCGAGCGCGTCCACGGCCCGCTCCAGCCGCCGTCTGGCCCGGTGCAGCCGCACCGCGAACGTGGCGCTGGAACAGCCGAGGACGCGCGCGGCCTGTCTCGGGCCGAGCCCGTGCCAGGCGACCAGCGTCAGCAGCTCGCGGTCGGCGGCGGACAGCCCCGCCAGCGCCTGCAGCGCCACCGCGCGCTCGGTCACCCCCGCGGCCACGTCCTCGACCTGGGCGCCGGAGGTGATGATGCGCTGGGCCTCCTGGGCGGCCAGGTCGTACTGTCTGCCGTCGCGGCGCCGCAGCTCGCGGGTCAGATTGCGGGCCACGCCGAGCAGCCACGGCAGTGGCGGCGTGGGGATGTCCCGCATCCGCCGCCAGGCGACCGTGAAGGTCTCGCTGGTGATGTCCTCACCGACCTGCCGACCCACCAGGCTGGCCGCGTAGGCCAGCACACGGGGGTGGCACTCCTCGTAAAGGTCCCGAAAGCGTTGGGCGTCGGTCACGCCGTCTCCTCATCTCGGCTCTCTCACCATGCAGTGGTCGAGGGCCGCGCTTTCTTACACCCGGGGAGAGGAAAGTTTGGGCGGCGCGGTGCGTAGCCGCTGGAGCGGGGTCACCCGCCGAGTGGTGCGCGGTCGCTGCTCAGGCGGAGAGCGGCGCTCAGCCGCGCGCGCGGGACCAACGGCCAAGCGGACCACGACACCCAGCCAGCCGCACAGGACCAACAACCAGGCAGACCACGACACCCAGCCAGGCGCACAGGACCAACGACCAGGCGGGCCATGGCGCCCATCCAGTCGGGCAGGGGCCCCGCCACGCGTGAAGTCGCCCGGCGCGGTGGTGTGACGGCGGCGGAGGCCGACCGCGTGGCGCTGCGTAAGCTCAGGAGCTTATGGGGACGTCCCTCCCTCGTCTCTTCACGTCCGATCCGGTTTTCCGGAAGACTTCTGCAAGGTTCCGAGGGTGCGCCCCCGGAAAGTGAGAGGCGGGGGTGGCTCCCGTCAACCGAGGAGGCGGAATGGCTACGGAGAGCAGCGGCACCGAGGGCGGCGCCCGGCCCAAGGTGACGATCACGGCCATCGCACAGGAGGCCGGGGTGTCGGTGCCCACGGTCTCCCGGGTGGTCAACGGCCGTTCGGATGTCTCGCCCGAGACCCGGGCCCGGGTCGAGGACCTGCTACGGGTCCACGGCTACCGCCGCCGCCAGCGCGTGCCCGGCGACCGCGCCGCCCTGGTGGATCTGGTCTTCAACGACCTTGACAGCCCCTGGGCGGTGGAGATCATCCGCGGCGTGGAGGAGGTCGCCCACCAGGACGGCGTGGGCACGGTGGTCTCGGCGATCCACGGTCGCGCGGGCTCGGCCCGGCAGTGGCTGAAGAACCTGCGGGCCCGCGCCTCGGACGGGGTGATCCTGGTGACGTCCGTGCTGGAGCCGGTGGTCCACGAGGAGCTGCGGCGGCTGAACGTGCCGATCGTGGTCGTCGACCCGGCCGGCTCCCCGGCGCTGGACGCGCCCACCGTGGGGGCGACCAACTGGGCGGGCGGCATGGCCGCCACCGAACATCTGCTGAGCCTCGGCCACCGCCGGATCGGCCTGATCGCCGGTCCGCCGCGGCTGCTGTGCAGCCGTGCCCGGCTGGACGGCCACCGTGCGGCGCTGGAGGCGGCGGGCGTGCCGTTCGATCCGGCGCTGGTGGTGCAGGGCGACTTCTACCACGAGTCCGGTTTCAACGGCTGCGATCAGCTCATGGACGCCGATGCCCCGCCCACCGCCGTGTTCGCCTCCAGCGACCAGATGGCTCTGGGCGCGATCGAGGCTCTGCGGCGCCGGGGGCTGCGGGTTCCGGAGGATGTGAGCATTATCGGCTTCGATGACTTGCCCGAGGTGCGGTGGTCGGCGCCGCCGTTGACGACGGTGCGTCAACCGTTGGCGGATATGGGGAAGTTGGCCGCGCGTACGGTGTTGCGGCAGGCGCGGGGGGAGGAGATCGAGTCGCCGAGGGTGGAGCTGGCCACGCAGTTGGTTGTCCGCTCCAGCACGGCCCCGCTTGCCGCGGGCTGATTCCCCACCCCACCTGCTCCAGCACCGCCCAGCCCGCCGCCTGCTGATCCCCCCATCCCGCCCCTTCCCGAACCGGGAGCTGCGCCCCCGACCCCCGCCGGGGCTCCGCCCCGAACCCCGGTCCTCAGTCTCCCCCAGCTACCGCTGGGAGGTGCCCCCTGACGGGCTGGATTTTTCAGCCCGTCCGGCGACTGAGGACACACGGCCGAAGGGCGTTCGGGAGCTCAGCCACCGGCCGGGCGGGGCCGTGCGGCCCCAACGGGGCGAGGGGCGAGGGGGCGAGGGGGCATGCCCCGGCATGCCCCCTCTTCGGGAAGGGGCGGGGTGGGGAACAAACCCACCCGCCGTCAGAACCCTTGACACCGCATCAGCACCCCCATACCTTCCACGCAACCGCTTCCGAGAATTATCGGGCTACTTCCGGAAGGCACACGATGCGCATACCTCGGTCAGAGTCAAGGTCATGGTCCACCCTGCGTGCGTCCACCCTTCGCGCGTCCACCCTCGCGGTGGCCCTGCTGCTGGCCGGGACGGCGCTCGCCGGCTGCGGGAGCGGCGGGCCCGGGGGTTCGGATGACGGCTCCCTCGACGTCTGGGTCTACCAGGACGCCTCCACCAAGGTGCAGCGCGAGGTCGTCAACCGGTTCAACAAGACCTCCGACATCAAGGCGAAGCTCACCCAGGTGCCCGGTGAGGGCTACTCGGACAAGATGCGCACCTCCATGGGCACGCCCAACGCACCGGATGTCTTCTTCAACTGGGGCGGCGGCAGCATCAGCGACTTCGTCAAGAAGGACATGCTGCTCGACCTCGACCCGGCCATGGCCAAGGATCCGGAGCTGAAGAAGGCGTTCATCCCCACGATCCTCGACGCGGGCGCGGTTGACGGGAAGCACTACGGCATCCCCATGCGCGGGATGCAGCCGGTGATCCTCTTCTACAACAAGGACGTCTTCGAGGCCGCCGGGGCGAAGCCCCCGAAGTCCTGGGACGATCTGCTGAAGCTCATCGACACCTTCAAAGGCAAGGGCGTCACCCCGTTCGCGCTGGCCGGCACCGACCCTTGGACCGAGCTGATGTGGGTGGAGTACCTGGTGGACCGCTACGGCGGGGCCGGGGTGTTCCAGAAGATCCAGAGCCAGGGCATGGCGGCGTGGGACGACCCGGCGGTGCTCAAGGCAGCGCAGACGATCAAGGACCTGGTGGACCGGGGCGCGTTCGGCAAGAACTACAAGTCGGTCAACTACACCGCCGACGGGGCCTCCACGCTCTTCGCCAAGGGCAAGGCGGCCATGCATCTGATGGGCAGCTGGGAGTACGCCAACCAGAAGGCCAACCAGCCCGCGTTCGCCAAGTCGGGGCTGGGCTGGACCACCTTCCCGGCCGTCCCCGGCGGCAGCGGCGACCCCAAGAGCGTCGTCGGCAACCCGACCAACTACTGGTCGATCAATGCCAAGGTCAAGGGCGACAAGCAGAAGGCCGCACTCGCATTCGTGAAGTTCGCGGCACAGCAGGACTACTCCGGCGACCTCATCGCCAACGGGGACGTGCCCGCCACCTCCGACGCCACCTCCCTGCTCGGGAAGCATGAGAACCCCGGCTACGCGCGGTTCCAGTACGACCTGGTCAAGCAGGCCCCCGACTTCACGCTCTCCTGGGACCAGGCGCTGCCCGCCAAGTACACCCCGCCGCTGCACACCACCGTGCAGAAGCTGTTCAACGGGCAGCTCAGCCCGGCCGCGTTCGTCGACGCCCTGAAGGGCATGTGATGGCGGACGCCGCGACGCCCGAGCGGCGCCGGAGCGTCGGCCGGCCGGGGGTCGGCCGACCCGGCGTCGTCTGGGCGCTGCCCGGGGCGCTGTTCTTCGTCTTCTTCGCGGTGGCGCCGATGGTCCTGGTCGGTGCCCTCGCCTTCACCGACTGGGACGGCATCGGCACCCCGAGCTGGACCGGGATGAGCAACTGGTCCCGGCTGTGGGACGACCCGGAGACCCATCAGGCCATCTGGCTCAGCCTGGTGCTGACCGTGCTGACCTGGGTCTTCCAGACCCCGCTCGCCCTGCTGCTGGGCGTATGGGCGGCCGGGCGGCAGCGCAACCGGGCCGTGCTGTCGGCGATCTTCTTCCTGCCGCTGCTGGGCTCCTCCGTCGCGCTCGCGCTGGTCTGGAAGTCGCTGCTGGACCCCAACTTCGGCCTGATCGCCGACATCGGGCCCGCCCTGGGCTTCGCGGACGGCGATCTGCTCGGCAGCTCCAAGGGCGCCTTCGGGGCGATCCTCTTCGTCACGGCCTGGCAGTTCATCCCGCTGCACACACTGATCTACCAGGGCGGCGCCCGCGCCATCCCGCGCTCGCTCTACGACGCGGCGGCGATCGACGGCGCCGGCACCGTACGGCAGTTCTTCTCGATCACCCTGCCCCAGCTCCGCAACACCATCGTCACCTCCTCGGTGATCATGGTGGTGGGCGCGCTGACCTTCTTCGACACCGTCCTGATCCTCACCAAGGGCGGGCCGGGCACGGACACCACGATCGTGCCGTATCTGATGTACAAGAACGGCTTCCAGGCGTTCGACCTCGGCTACGCCAGCGCGGTCGCCACCATCCTCGTAGTCGTCGCCACCACCGTCTCGCTGCTGCTGGTGCGGCTCACCGGCTTCGCCGCGATGCGCAGCACCCGGGAGGGGATGTGACCGACGTCCTGCCCGGCCACCCGAAGCGCTCGCCGAACCACCCCCCGGACGGCGTCCGTACGCCGAACAAGACCCCGGCGGCCCCTGGCCCCCGCTTCCGCCGCCGGGGTCTGCCCCGTCGCCCGCGCCTTCTCGGGCGCGGCGCCCGGACCCCCAACTACCCCGCCGGGCTCGGCTCCCTGATCTGGCTCGGCATCGTCGGACTGCCGCTGTACGTCCTGGTGACCGCCACCTTCCAGACCCGCGACGGCTATATCGACGACGGTCCGCTGGCCCTGCCCGACCACCCCACGCTCGCCAACTACCGGCGGGTGCTGCGCTCCGACTTCCTCTCCTACCTCCTCAACACCGCCCTGGTCACGGCCGTATGCGCGGCGATCGTGATCACGCTGTCGGTGACCGTCGGCTACACCATCGTGCGCGCCCGGAGCCGCGCCTCCCGCCGGATCTTCCAGATCTTCCTGCTGGGGCTGGCGATCCCCTCCCAGGCGGTGGTGATCCCGGTCTATCTGGTCATCACCAAGCTCCATCTGTACGACACCCTGCTCGCCGTGATCCTGCCGACGGCCGCCTTCTCCCTCCCGGTCAGCGTGCTGATCCTGGTCGGCACGATGCGCGACATCGACGAGGAGCTGTACGAGTCGATGGCGCTGGACGGGGCGAGCCCGACCCGGGTGCTGCTCCAGCTCGTCGTGCCGCTGTCGCGGTCCGGGATCTCCACGGTCGGGGTGATGTCCGCCCTGCACGCCTGGAACGGCTTCCTCTTCCCGCTGCTGCTCACCCAGTCCAAGAGCAACCGGCTGCTGACCCTGGGGCTGTACGACTACGTGGGCGAGTTCCGGGTGGACACCCCGGCGCTGCTCACCGCCGTGGTGCTCTCCATCCTCCCGATCTTCCTCGTCTATCTCTTCGCCCGCCGTCAGCTGATCAACGGACTGATGGGCATGGGCGGCAAATAGGCCGACCCCGGCGCGCGCACAAGCCGCCTCCGGCGGCAGGCAAGCCGTTCCCTCACCTCGACAAGGAGCTTCATGCCTCAGCCCTGGCAGGACACCTCCCTCTCCGCCGAGGACCGCGCGGCGGCCCTGCTCTCCTCGATGACGCTGGAGGAGAAGCTCGCCCAACTCGCCGGCGTATGGCCGGGATCCGAGGTCGAGGAGGGTGAGGACGTCGCCCCGCTCCAGCACGAGGTGTCCGAGGCCGTGGACCTCGATGGCCTCCTCTCCCATGGCGTCGGCCAGCTGACCCGCCCCTTCGGCACCGCCCCCGTCGAACCGGCCGAGGGCGCCGCCGCGCTGGCCCGCCTCCAGACCCGGATCGCCGCCGGGAACCGCTTCGGGATCCCCGCGCTGGCCCATGAGGAGTGTCTGACCGGCTTCTTCGCCTGGCGCGCCACCGTCTTCCCCACCCCGCTCGCCTGGGGCGCCTCCTTCGACCCGGCGCTGGTGGGGCGGGCCGCCGAGCTGATCGGCGGTTCGCTGCGGTCGGCCGGTATCCACCAGGGGCTGGCCCCGGTACTGGACGTGGTGCGGGACGCGCGCTGGGGCCGCACGGAGGAGTCCATCGGCGAGGACCCCTATCTGGTCGCGACCATCGGCACCGCGTATGTCCGCGGCCTGGAGTCCGCCGGGATCGTCGCCACCCTCAAGCATTTCGCGGGCTACTCCGCCTCCCGGGGCGGCCGCAACCACGCACCCGTCTCCATCGGCCCGCGGGAACTCGCCGATGTGATCCTGCCGCCCTTCGAACTGGCGGTGCGGGACGGGGGCGCGCGGTCGGTCATGCACTCCTACAACGACATCGACGGGGTGCCCTCGGCCGCCAACCCCTGGCTGCTGACCGAACTGCTCCGCGACACCTGGGGCTTCACCGGCACCGTCGTCGCCGACTACTTCGGGGTGTCCTTCCTCGAGCTGGCCCACCGGGTCGCCGCCACCCGGGGCGACGCGGCCGGGCTCGCCCTGGCGGCGGGGGTGGACGTGGAGCTGCCCGCGGTGCGCTGCTTCGGCACCCCGCTGCGGGACGCGGTGCGCGCCGGGGAGGTGGACGAGGCGCTGGTGGACCGGGCGGCGCTGCGGGTGCTGCGGCAGAAGTGCGATCTGGGGCTGCTGGACGCGGACTGGTCGCCGATGCCGTCGGCGCTCGCGGAGCCCGCCGAGGCCGCGGAATCAGTGGAATCCGCAGGAACCCCCGGCCTCGATCTCGATCCGCCCGGGATGCGGGCCGTGGCGCGCGAGCTGGCCGAGGAGTCGGTGGTGCTGCTCGCCGACGACGGCGATGTGCTGCCGCTCGCGCCGGACGCCCGGATCGCGGTGGTCGGCCCGCTCGCCGACGACCCCGCCGCCATGCTCGGCTGCTACACCTTCCCCCGCCATGTGGGGGTGGAACACCCCGAACTGCCCCTGGGCATCGAGGTGCCGACGCTGTTCGCCGCGCTGCGCGCCGAGCTGCCCGGTGCGCGGATCACCCACGCCGAGGGGTGTGCCGCACCCGGCCCGGGCGGACCCGCCGGGGACCCGGGCGCAGCGGCCTCGGCCGGTGCGGCGGCGCTCACCGCCGAGAGCCGGTTGGCGCAGGCGGCCAGGACGGCGGCGGACGCGGATGTGTGTGTCGCGGTGCTGGGCGACCGCTCGGGCCTGTTCGGCCGGGGCACCTCGGGCGAGGGCTGCGACGCCGCCGACCTCGAACTCCCCGGCGACCAGGGGGCGTTGCTGGACACCCTGGTGGCCACCGGCACCCCGGTGGTGCTGGTGCTGTTCACCGGGCGGCCGTACGCTCTCGGCCGCTGGTCGAGGCTGCTGGCCGCCGCCGTGCAGGCGTTCTTCCCCGGTGAGGAGGGCGGTCCGGCGGTGGCCGGGGTGCTGAGCGGCCGCGTCAACCCCTCGGGGCGCCTACCGGTGAGCGTCCCGTACGCGTCCGGCGGCCAGCCCTGGACGTACGCACAGCCGCCGCTCGGGCTGCGGGGCGACTCCAGCTCGATCGACCCGACCCCGTTGTTCCCCTTCGGCCACGGGCTGTCCTACACCTCGTTCGCCTGGGAGCGCCCGGAGGCCGACGCGGCCGATCTGCCGACCGACGGGGAGACCACGGTCCGGCTGACCGTGCGCAACACCGGTGACCGGGCCGGGACGGAGGTCGTGCAGCTCTATCTCCACGACCCGGTGGCCCGGATCGCCCGGCCGGTGTCCCGGCTGATCGGCTACGCACGGGTGCCGCTGCGGCCGGGCGAGTCGGCCGAGGTCCACTTCACCTTCCACGCCGACCTCGCCTCGTATCCGCTGCGGGCCGATGGCACAAGGGTGGTGGAACCGGGCGCGCTGGAGCTGCGGCTGGCCTCCTCCAGCGCCGACTCCGACGTACGGCATACGGTCCCGCTGACGCTGACCGGGCCCGAGCGCACGGTGGACCACCGGCGGCGGATGGTGTGCGAGGTGCGGGTGAAGTAGCGGCGGGGCGGGGCCGGTTCAGACCGGCCCCTCGCCCTTCTCCACCAGCGCCCAGGCGTGGGCGAACAGCTCGGGCAGGGTGCGGGTGGGCAGCGGAAGGGGGTTCTCCAGCCGTCGGTTGTAGGAGCGCCGCACCCCGATGAGCTCCGCCTTCCATGCCTCCATGGGCTGGTAGGGCTTCTTGGCGTGGATCCACTCGCCCGGCAGGAAGACCTGGCGGCCCGCCCGGGGGCGCTTGTCCTCGATGACGAAGCCCCGCCCGGCCAGCGCGGCGGCGGCCGTCTGGTGCCGGGCGGTCTTCCAGCCGTTCCAGGTGCGGACGTTCCGATCGGTCGGCGCGGGCAGGGCCAGGAGCTGGAGGTAGAGCGCCGCCGCGTCCTCGTCGAGACCGAGCGTCTCGGCGACGCGCGCCACGAGGTCGGGCGCGGAGGCCGCCGGGTTCGACTCGTACGCGCCTGGCGGCAGCGGGGCGCTCTCGATCCGCTCGACGATGCGCGCGCAGGCCGGGCCGCGCAGCCAGTCGACGAGGGGGAGATCCTCACGGCCGTAGCCGGATGTGGCCTCCGCCAGGGCCCTTGAGCGCTCGTCGTCGCCGTAGAACGCGGGGCGGAAGTACACCCGGGGCGGCGATCGATCCCCCCTGCGGCTGACCGTGCCGTCCGTGATGACGGTGAGCCCGTCGTCGATGCTCGCGACGTCCAGCCGCTCCGGGCCCGCGTACGGCCGGAACCCGAACCGCTCCTGCAGATCGGCGACCGTACGCCCCGAACCGGCGGGGAATCCGGCGCGCAGCAGCAGCCCCGGGTGGTCCAGGCGCTCCAGGAGCAGCCGCACCAGACCGGGCAGCCCCTCGCGGACCGGGTCCCCGGCGGGCAACTCGGCGTAGACC contains:
- the nirB gene encoding nitrite reductase large subunit NirB codes for the protein MASAPKPEPAAAPTIVLVGHGMVGQRFLEALVERNVTETAARVVVFCEEPRPAYDRVQLTSYFSGRTPDELSLVEDGFMARHGIELHLGDPAESIDRAARTVTARSGLTVTYDTLVLATGSYPFVPPVPGKDSDGCFVYRTVEDLLAIEAYAEHRTTGVVVGGGLLGLEAAGALKGLGLTTHIVEFNPRLMAIQVDEGGGTALRRTVEDMGLIVHTGVGGKEITADDNGAVTSMALSDGSSIDTDLVIFSAGVRPRDQLARDCGLEVGERGGIVVDERCRTSDPAVYAIGECALAADGRVYGLVAPGYEMAEVAAGTITAQATTQSTAQATAQATKRFSGADTSTKLKLLGVDVASFGDAHGTADGCLDVVYSDSRTGVYKKLVVGADGALLGGVLVGDADAYGMLRPLTGSVPPVAPEQLVLPAGLGAPAALGPSALPDEAVVCNCHNVTKGAIRSAVTDHHCTTVPEVKKCTKAGTGCGSCVKALTSLVNDELEASGVSVDKGLCGCFAYTRAELYEIVRTLRITTYAQLLDSHGRAEARQGDGCEVCKPAVGSIIASLAPTLGASGYVLDGEQAALQDTNDHFLANLQRNGSYSIVPRIPGGEITPEKLIVIGEVARDFGLYTKITGGQRIDLFGARVDQLPLIWARLVDAGFESGHAYGKALRTVKSCVGQTWCRYGVQDSVRMAIDLELRYRGLRSPHKLKSAVSGCARECAEARGKDFGVIATSTGWNLYVGGNGGADPRHADLLAQDLDDEELIRLIDRFLMFYIRTADRLERTSAWLERIEGGLDHVRDVVVDDSLGLCAELEAMMADHVTGYRDEWAETLGDPERLRRFVSFVNAPDAPDPTVKFVPERDQVKPDLTILSGPTLPVRTLEGTASR
- a CDS encoding LacI family DNA-binding transcriptional regulator, with product MATESSGTEGGARPKVTITAIAQEAGVSVPTVSRVVNGRSDVSPETRARVEDLLRVHGYRRRQRVPGDRAALVDLVFNDLDSPWAVEIIRGVEEVAHQDGVGTVVSAIHGRAGSARQWLKNLRARASDGVILVTSVLEPVVHEELRRLNVPIVVVDPAGSPALDAPTVGATNWAGGMAATEHLLSLGHRRIGLIAGPPRLLCSRARLDGHRAALEAAGVPFDPALVVQGDFYHESGFNGCDQLMDADAPPTAVFASSDQMALGAIEALRRRGLRVPEDVSIIGFDDLPEVRWSAPPLTTVRQPLADMGKLAARTVLRQARGEEIESPRVELATQLVVRSSTAPLAAG
- a CDS encoding CU044_5270 family protein, whose protein sequence is MARKRHDVMKTLADARPPELDPDHLAGSARARRDLETILAGRAEAPELRRSPRMFTWRWALPVAATAAAAGVLVATLPQGGSDAEGSRTSAGPGPTTDGARHIPANGRLALQHVADRLDRTAADEGTYWQVATRSGWIGVVDASGETFAVSSSEKQQRSFGVRPGTESLNVMGLDATTKPRSERDAARWRAAGSPKDLTLADTGQGGRLGLRIETGAGKRPTVDRINSGDRIAALGARNVTYEDLRKLPGDSAKLKEVLADLYREDGGSEVRGRTEWMWRQAAGLIGLPVKAEVRAAAYRVIAGLPGIRALGEVTDPLGREGVGFALPASDRPGYGTGRSELIVDPSTGALLSEQEVLTEPDAKAVEAGLTSGTVVNYTATVRSEWTDRQLKIPEAPETSE
- the nirD gene encoding nitrite reductase small subunit NirD, yielding MTMAPERTAVRVELLVDQRWFAVCELTDLTPGRGVAALLPDGNQVAIFLDRSGRTYAIANRDPFTGAYVLSRGLLGSAGGRPFVASPLLKQRFDLETGRCLDDETVAVQAYVTRTGDAAARVA
- a CDS encoding RNA polymerase sigma factor, yielding MTDAQRFRDLYEECHPRVLAYAASLVGRQVGEDITSETFTVAWRRMRDIPTPPLPWLLGVARNLTRELRRRDGRQYDLAAQEAQRIITSGAQVEDVAAGVTERAVALQALAGLSAADRELLTLVAWHGLGPRQAARVLGCSSATFAVRLHRARRRLERAVDALGPSPEPDPGPGPGPGPAPGPDPAPDLDPRPRAPRANVTVKET